The following proteins are encoded in a genomic region of Astatotilapia calliptera chromosome 22, fAstCal1.2, whole genome shotgun sequence:
- the LOC113015174 gene encoding uncharacterized protein LOC113015174 — MPMSCCVYGCSSRSTRETDKRYFRVPKIAQRRGEKWKILTEKRRKKWILNLRLQSGGAESANARVCSDHFVRGCPSALDDEESEDWAPTVNLGYERKPRSESVLKREKRMKLKAEQHRCAEAILDMQQTAESPDLSLVTVENPELQLPAENPQPEDFSVNETFTYPGCADAGCQTELTMDDIEKMDDVLRQNTAELVDLRSKALDTQFSQEAFEKNEDKTKFYTGLPNFLVLIQIFELCEPYITSGPMSLLSKFEQFILVLLRLRLNLPLKDLAFRFNISLSTASRVWHKVIDILHKRLEFLIEWPERHVLQATMPLSFRQAFGCKVAVIVDCFEVFIERPSNLLAQAQTWSNYKHHHTVKFLIGVAPQGYVTYISSAWGGRVSDKQITIESGLLKNLLPGDIVLADRGFNIGDNVGFYCASLQTPAFTKGRKQLSAYEVAETRKIANLRIHVERVIGLVRRKYQILQSRAMPIENMSTKPGETHALIDKIGVICCALSNLSESVVPLE; from the exons ATGCCTatgtcctgttgtgtttacGGATGCTCCAGTAGGTCGACCAGAGAAACTGATAAACGGTATTTTAGGGTACCAAAAATAGCCCaacgaagaggagaaaaatggaaaattctaaccgaaaaacgtaggaaaaaatggattttaaatttacGTTTACAGTCGGGAGGAGCAGAGTCTGCCAATGCCCGTGTCTGCAGCGACCActtcgtcagag GCTGCCCAAGTGCTTTGGATGACGAAGAGTCGGAGGACTGGGCTCCGACGGTCAATCTCGGCTACGAACGAAAACCCAGATCGGAATCAGTTCTCAAAcgagagaaaagaatgaagctTAAGGCAGAACAGCATCGATGTGCAGAGGCGATTTTGGATATGCAACAGACGGCTGAGAGCCCGGATTTGAGCCTAGTGACAGTGGAGAACCCCGAACTGCAGCTTCCAGCTGAGAATCCACAACCAGAAGACTTCAGTGTGAATGAGACATTCACTTATCCAG GCTGTGCGGATGCTGGATGCCAGACAGAGCTGACGATGGATGACATCGAGAAGATGGATGATGTTTTGAGACAGAACACAGCAGAGCTGGTTGATCTTCGGAGCAAGGCTCTGGACACACAGTTCAGCCAGGaggcttttgaaaaaaatgaagacaagacAAAGTTCTACACAGGGCTCCCCAACTTCTTAGTTTTAATTCAGATTTTTGAACTGTGCGAGCCCTATATCACCTCGGGACCTATGTCTTTGTTGTCCAAATTTGAACAATTCATACTAGTTTTGCTGAGGCTGAGACTAAATCTGCCCCTGAAAGATTTAGCTTTCAGGTTCAATATTTCTCTGTCCACTGCTTCTAGAGTTTGGCATAAAGTAATTGACATACTTCATAAAAGGTTAGAGTTCCTAATTGAGTGGCCAGAGCGACATGTTCTTCAAGCTACGATGCCACTGAGTTTCAGACAGGCATTTGGATGTAAAGTGGCTGTGATTGTTGATTGCTTTGAAGTCTTTATTGAGAGACCATCTAATCTTCTTGCACAAGCTCAAACTTGGTCCAACTACAAGCACCATCACACTGTAAAATTTTTGATTGGTGTTGCCCCCCAAGGCTACGTCACTTACATATCTTCTGCCTGGGGAGGGAGAGTTAGCGATAAGCAGATCACAATAGAGAGTGGCCTCCTAAAGAACTTGTTACCTGGAGATATTGTCCTTGCAGATCGTGGGTTCAATATTGGCGATAATGTGGGGTTTTACTGTGCTTCACTACAGACACCGGCATTCACTAAAGGGAGAAAACAGCTGTCAGCCTATGAAGTGGCAGAGACAAGGAAAATAGCCAATTTGCGTATCCATGTTGAGCGAGTCATAGGTTTAGTCAGGAGGAAATATCAAATTCTGCAGAGCAGGGCTATGCCAATAGAGAACATGTCCACAAAGCCAGGTGAGACACATGCATTGATCGACAAGATTGGGGTAATTTGTTGTGCCTTATCAAATCTCTCCGAGTCTGTTGTCCCACTGGAGTAA
- the LOC113015173 gene encoding uncharacterized protein LOC113015173 isoform X2, whose product MDTVWCLQGLSESCSHVGAVLFAVEAGVKMRASCTSEQCKWLMPSHVKKIPACPVTLIDFSSAKSKKRKLECSIDGCTSTQKVGKSLPCPRVQRDSETYCRFFESLSKNCPRSAALMSREPYHKEFVPQSSMLPKTVPEYRTPETLQLPPKDLEELCLDFQLEELTLSQVQAVERATRSQSASSIWFRQRAGRVTASKLKQVLKTNPQQPSKSLIKAICYPEAYRFTTAATSYGCKHEAQARGAYEKLMSQEHAGFSCMDSGLWLNPKWPYMGSSPDGIVTCDCHGTGICEIKCPHSQKDAVNLRMRAGEKGFCLISDGDNVTLDPTHDYYYQIQAQLHIANAEYCDFVVWNRNDIFVERILPDLEFWDDAIPKVECFFRNSILPEILGQQVTNIHV is encoded by the exons ATGGATACAGTTTGGTGTTTGCAAGG ACTATCAGAATCATGCTCGCACGTTGGAGCTGTTCTTTTTGCAGTTGAAGCTGGGGTGAAAATGAGAGCGTCATGCACATCAGAGCAGTGCAAGTGGCTGATGCCATCTCATGTTAAAAAG ATTCCTGCTTGCCCAGTAACTCTGATTGACTTCTCTTCAGCAAAGTCAAAAAAACGAAAGCTTGAGTGTTCCATTGATGGCTGCACAAGTACACAAAAGGTTGGGAAATCACTTCCATGCCCAAGAGTGCAGAGAGATTCAGAGACATACTGTAGGTTTTTTGAGAGTTTAAGCAAAAACTGTCCAAGGAGTGCAGCACTGATGTCTAGGGAACCTTACCACAAAGAATTTGTCCCCCAGTCTAGCATGCTTCCTAAAACTGTGCCTGAGTACAGAACACCAGAGACACTGCAGCTCCCCCCCAAAGACCTTGAAGAGCTATGCCTGGACTTCCAGCTTGAAGAGCTCACCCTGTCCCAAGTCCAGGCTGTAGAGAGGGCGACTCGAAGTCAGAGTGCAAGCAGTATTTGGTTTAGGCAAAGAGCTGGACGCGTAACTGCCTCTAAGCTGAAACAAGTTCTTAAGACCAACCCCCAGCAACCATCAAAGAGCTTGATCAAGGCCATATGCTATCCAGAGGCATATAGGTTCACCACAGCTGCTACAAG TTATGGATGCAAACATGAAGCACAAGCCAGAGGAGCATATGAGAAGCTTATGAGCCAGGAGCATGCAGGCTTCTCATGTATGGACAGCGGTCTCTGGCTGAACCCCAAGTGGCCATACATGGGGTCCTCCCCTGATGGGATAGTCACTTGTGACTGTCATGGAACTGGCATCTGCGAGATTAAG TGCCCACACTCTCAGAAAGATGCGGTCAACCTGCGCATGCGTGCTGGGGAGAAGGGCTTCTGCCTCATCAGTGACGGGGATAATGTCACACTGGACCCAACTCATGACTACTATTACCAAATTCAGGCACAGCTTCACATTGCAAATGCAGAGTACtgtgactttgttgtgtggAACCGCAATGACATATTTGTTGAAAGGATTTTGCCTGACCTTGAGTTTTGGGATGATGCGATTCCTAAAGTTGAGTGTTTTTTTAGAAACAGTATACTCCCAGAAATACTGGGACAGCAAGTTACAAACATACATGTGTAA
- the LOC113015173 gene encoding uncharacterized protein LOC113015173 isoform X1, which produces MTCGGSAIFEWRAEVNMEDTVESQESSYCATLDPVSRERYKQIVKKYIGRDPYSLKMSEYTTEVKDLPTIEAVDITNYLVLQTSYYTRQQMKAFKSLEAYNFFVSGWVHNLGTKRLRDGYSLVFARVNHSQRSNETPLKTWVIAKEDGEVIAAHCNCMAGLSESCSHVGAVLFAVEAGVKMRASCTSEQCKWLMPSHVKKIPACPVTLIDFSSAKSKKRKLECSIDGCTSTQKVGKSLPCPRVQRDSETYCRFFESLSKNCPRSAALMSREPYHKEFVPQSSMLPKTVPEYRTPETLQLPPKDLEELCLDFQLEELTLSQVQAVERATRSQSASSIWFRQRAGRVTASKLKQVLKTNPQQPSKSLIKAICYPEAYRFTTAATSYGCKHEAQARGAYEKLMSQEHAGFSCMDSGLWLNPKWPYMGSSPDGIVTCDCHGTGICEIKCPHSQKDAVNLRMRAGEKGFCLISDGDNVTLDPTHDYYYQIQAQLHIANAEYCDFVVWNRNDIFVERILPDLEFWDDAIPKVECFFRNSILPEILGQQVTNIHV; this is translated from the exons ATGACGTGCGGAGGCAGCGCGATTTTTGAGTGGAGGGCGGAagtaaacatggaggacactgTGGAGAGTCAGGAGAGCAGCTATTGTGCAACTTTAGACCCCGTTTCTCGGGAGAGATATAAACAgatagttaaaaaatatatcggaCGTGATCCGTATTCTTTGAAAATGTCCGAATACACCACAGAAGTAAAGGATTTGCCTACTATCGAGGCTGTGGATATCACCAACTACTTGGTCCTCCAGACTTCTTACTATACTAGGCAgcaaatgaaagctttcaaGAGTCTGGAGGCGtacaatttttttgtcagcGGGTGGGTCCACAACCTTGGAACAAAACGTCTCCGTGATGGATACAGTTTGGTGTTTGCAAGG GTAAACCATTCTCAGCGGTCTAACGAGACACCTCTGAAGACTTGGGTAATTGCAAAGGAGGATGGAGAAGTGATTGCAGCTCATTGCAATTGTATGGCAGG ACTATCAGAATCATGCTCGCACGTTGGAGCTGTTCTTTTTGCAGTTGAAGCTGGGGTGAAAATGAGAGCGTCATGCACATCAGAGCAGTGCAAGTGGCTGATGCCATCTCATGTTAAAAAG ATTCCTGCTTGCCCAGTAACTCTGATTGACTTCTCTTCAGCAAAGTCAAAAAAACGAAAGCTTGAGTGTTCCATTGATGGCTGCACAAGTACACAAAAGGTTGGGAAATCACTTCCATGCCCAAGAGTGCAGAGAGATTCAGAGACATACTGTAGGTTTTTTGAGAGTTTAAGCAAAAACTGTCCAAGGAGTGCAGCACTGATGTCTAGGGAACCTTACCACAAAGAATTTGTCCCCCAGTCTAGCATGCTTCCTAAAACTGTGCCTGAGTACAGAACACCAGAGACACTGCAGCTCCCCCCCAAAGACCTTGAAGAGCTATGCCTGGACTTCCAGCTTGAAGAGCTCACCCTGTCCCAAGTCCAGGCTGTAGAGAGGGCGACTCGAAGTCAGAGTGCAAGCAGTATTTGGTTTAGGCAAAGAGCTGGACGCGTAACTGCCTCTAAGCTGAAACAAGTTCTTAAGACCAACCCCCAGCAACCATCAAAGAGCTTGATCAAGGCCATATGCTATCCAGAGGCATATAGGTTCACCACAGCTGCTACAAG TTATGGATGCAAACATGAAGCACAAGCCAGAGGAGCATATGAGAAGCTTATGAGCCAGGAGCATGCAGGCTTCTCATGTATGGACAGCGGTCTCTGGCTGAACCCCAAGTGGCCATACATGGGGTCCTCCCCTGATGGGATAGTCACTTGTGACTGTCATGGAACTGGCATCTGCGAGATTAAG TGCCCACACTCTCAGAAAGATGCGGTCAACCTGCGCATGCGTGCTGGGGAGAAGGGCTTCTGCCTCATCAGTGACGGGGATAATGTCACACTGGACCCAACTCATGACTACTATTACCAAATTCAGGCACAGCTTCACATTGCAAATGCAGAGTACtgtgactttgttgtgtggAACCGCAATGACATATTTGTTGAAAGGATTTTGCCTGACCTTGAGTTTTGGGATGATGCGATTCCTAAAGTTGAGTGTTTTTTTAGAAACAGTATACTCCCAGAAATACTGGGACAGCAAGTTACAAACATACATGTGTAA